CGGCGTCGGGCGCTTGGCGCGGGCGCGGGGCGGGGCGGCGGGCATGGCCGCAGCGTAGCCCGGCGGCCGCCGCGGCGCCACGCGGCCATACGCTACGAAATTGGTAGCAAAGCGCCGTGCGGCGGCGTATGACGCCTCCATCGCTACGATAATCGTAGCATCGGACGGAGAACCACATGGCCAGCCCCCGGATCGCGCCGCTGGAGGCGCCCTACGCCGCGGAAATCCAGGCGGCGTTCGACGCCATCATGCCGACGGGCGTGCCGCCGCTGGCGCTGTTCCGCACGCTGGTGCGGTCGGCCCGGGTGTGGGGCAAGTTCCGCGCCGGCTCGCTGCTCGACAAGGGGCCTTTGACCCTGCGCCAGCGCGAGATCGTCGTCGACCGCGTGTGCGCGCGCTGCGGCAACGTCTACGAATGGGGCGTGCACGTCGCGTTCTTCGGCGGACGGGCCGGACTGACGGCGGCGCAGAACCACGCCGTCGTCCATCTCGGCGCCGACGCGGGATGCTGGTCCGACGACGAGCGCCTGCTGATACGCCTCGCCGACGAGTTGCACGACACGGCGTCGATCTCGGACGCGCTGTGGACGGCGTCGCGCGCGACGTTCACCGACGAGCAGATGCTGGAATTGATCGCGCTCTGCGGCTTCTACCGGACGGTCTCGTATTTCTGCAATGGACTGCGGCTGCCGCCGGAACCCTACGCGCCGCCCTTCCCGGCGCCCTGACGGCCGGTTCCGGCCGCGACGATCCTATGCTCCAATCCCGTCGGCAGGACGGTGCGGAGGCCGGTATGGCGCGTCTCATGGTCTGGTTCGTCATCGCGGCGCTGGTTGCGTCGCTCTCCGCGCCATCGCACGCCGAGCAGGTCGTCGAGCTGCCCGGCGGCCGCGCGCTGCTCAACCGTCCCGCCGGCGCCGCGTCTGTCGGGCTGGTCCTGCTCACCGGCGGCGACGGGCAGATCGGAATCGGCCCCGGCGGCCGCGTCCAGCGCGGCGGCAACTGGATCGTGCGCACGCGCGGCGCCTACGCCGCCTCGGGCGTCGCCAGCCTGCTGATCGATGGCGACGTCGATGTCGGCGCGGCGATCGCCCATATGCGCGCCGTCGCCCCGCGAGTCATGGTGGTCGCGATGAGCCGGGGCGCGCTCAAGGTCGCGCCGGCGCTGGCCCATCGTCCCGACGGGGTCGTGTTCGCGTCGGCCATGCTGACCGACGCGCGGGTGGCGATCGGCGACGCCGCGCGGCTGCCGCCGACGCTGGTCGTGCACCACCAACTCGACACCTGCCGGGTCACCGCGGCGGGCAGCGTGACGCCGTTCCTGGCCTGGGCCGGGAGCCGCGCGCGCGTGGTGTGGATCGACGGCGGCACGTCGCAGGGCGACGTCTGCCAGCGCGCGCCCATCACGGCTTCGTCGGCCGCGAGGACGCCGTAGTCGCCGCGATCGTCAGTTCGCGCGCGACGGCCGCTGATCTTCGGCCCCCGACGCGGGAAACGGGCGGCCCGCGGGCCGCCCGTCTTCGTCTAGGTCGACGAGGTCAGGGCTACTCGGCCGCCTGCTTCTTCGGCTGCACGGCGGTCTCGAAATCCGCAATCAGCGTGCGGCACACCTCGCCCGGCGTGAATTTGTACGGGCCGATCTCGCCGATCGGCGTCACCTCGGCGGCGGTGCCGGTGAGGAACGCCTCGGTCGCGTTCGCCAGCTCCTCCGGGAAGATCGCGCGTTCCACGACCTTGAGCTGGCGCGCCTTGGCCAGCCCGATCACGAACTGGCGGGTGATGCCGTCGAGGAAGCAGTCCGGCTTCGGCGTGTGCAGCTCGCCGTTCATGACGAAGAACACGTTGGCGCCGGTCGCCTCCGCGACCTGGCCGCGGTAGTCGAGCATCAGCGCGTCGTCGTAGCCATGCTGCTCGGCCTTGTGCTTGCTCATGGTGCAGATCATGTACAGGCCGGCGGCCTTGGACTGGGTCGGCGCGGTATCCGGCGCCGGCCGGCGCCACTCCGCCATCGCCAGACGGATGCCCTTCATGCGGGCCTCCATCGTGTAGTAGGAGGGCCACACCCAGGTCGCGATGGCGAGATGGATGCGGTTCTGCTGCGCCGAGACGCCCATCATCTCGCTGCCGCGCCACGCCACGGGGCGCACGTAGCCGTCGACGATGCCGTTGGCCTTCACCACCTGCCGGCAGGCCTCGTCGATCTGGTCGGCCGAGTAGGGGATGGTGAAGCCGAGGATCTCGCCGGAGCGGATCAGCCGCTGGGTGTGCTCCCGCAGCTTGAAGATCTCGCCGCCATAGACCCGCTCGCCCTCGAACACGCAGCTGGCGTAGTGCAGGCCGTGCGTCAGCACGTGCACCTTGGCGTCGCGCCACGGCACCAGCGCGCCGTTCGACCAGATGGTGCCGTCGCGGTCATCGAAGGTGAGGACGGACATGGCGGGATCTTTCGAAATTGGAACAATATGTCCCTCGCGGACGGTGCGGGCGTAACATCCTCGCCGGGCGGGAGTCAATTGCAGGACAGCGTGGGGTAAACTTCCCGATCCGGGACTTTCCCGGATCGGTCGCTTCCCCTAGGATGCGCCGCACCTCGTTCCGCCGCGACAATCCGGATTCCCCATGGCCGACGCCCGTCCTCTCGCCGCGATCCCGCACGCCGCCAGCGAGGAACAGCTCCGCCGCAGCATCGAGCTGATGTTCTTCGCCTACCGCGATTTCACCGGCGAGGCCGACGCGATGCTGCAGGACGCCGGCTTCGGCCGCGCCCACCACCGCGCGATCTATTTCATCGGCCGCCATCCGCGCATCACCGTCGGCGGATTGCTGCGCATCCTCAAGATCACCAAGCAGTCGTTGTCGCGGGTGCTGCGCGAACTCATCGACGGCGGCTACGTCGACCAGGAGACCGGCGCCCGCGACCGCCGCCAGCGGCTGCTGTCGCTGACCGCGTCCGGCGCGGCGCTGGAGAAGGAGCTGACGCAGCGTCAGCAGACCCGCTTCGCGCGCGCCTTCGGCGAGGCCGGCGCGCCGGCGATGGACGGCTTCCACCGCGTGCTGCTGGGCATGATCGATCCGGAGGAGCGGCCGGACATCGAGCGCCGCCTGACGCAGGCGCGCTGAGGGACGCGCCATGGACAAGGCGCACATCCTCGTGGTCGACGACGACCAGCGGCTGCGCGAGCTGCTGCGGGGCTTCCTGTCGCGCAACGGCCACCGCGTGACGGCGGCGGCCGACGCCGCCGAGGCGCGCGAGCGGCTGTCGTCGATGGATTTCGACCTCGTGGTGCTCGACGTCATGATGCCGGGCGAGAGCGGGCTGGACCTGACCGCCTCGCTGCGCGCCGCCGGCAAGGCGGTGCCGATC
The genomic region above belongs to Rhodospirillales bacterium and contains:
- a CDS encoding carboxymuconolactone decarboxylase family protein, which gives rise to MASPRIAPLEAPYAAEIQAAFDAIMPTGVPPLALFRTLVRSARVWGKFRAGSLLDKGPLTLRQREIVVDRVCARCGNVYEWGVHVAFFGGRAGLTAAQNHAVVHLGADAGCWSDDERLLIRLADELHDTASISDALWTASRATFTDEQMLELIALCGFYRTVSYFCNGLRLPPEPYAPPFPAP
- a CDS encoding alpha/beta hydrolase produces the protein MARLMVWFVIAALVASLSAPSHAEQVVELPGGRALLNRPAGAASVGLVLLTGGDGQIGIGPGGRVQRGGNWIVRTRGAYAASGVASLLIDGDVDVGAAIAHMRAVAPRVMVVAMSRGALKVAPALAHRPDGVVFASAMLTDARVAIGDAARLPPTLVVHHQLDTCRVTAAGSVTPFLAWAGSRARVVWIDGGTSQGDVCQRAPITASSAARTP
- a CDS encoding branched-chain amino acid aminotransferase, translated to MSVLTFDDRDGTIWSNGALVPWRDAKVHVLTHGLHYASCVFEGERVYGGEIFKLREHTQRLIRSGEILGFTIPYSADQIDEACRQVVKANGIVDGYVRPVAWRGSEMMGVSAQQNRIHLAIATWVWPSYYTMEARMKGIRLAMAEWRRPAPDTAPTQSKAAGLYMICTMSKHKAEQHGYDDALMLDYRGQVAEATGANVFFVMNGELHTPKPDCFLDGITRQFVIGLAKARQLKVVERAIFPEELANATEAFLTGTAAEVTPIGEIGPYKFTPGEVCRTLIADFETAVQPKKQAAE
- a CDS encoding MarR family transcriptional regulator; translated protein: MADARPLAAIPHAASEEQLRRSIELMFFAYRDFTGEADAMLQDAGFGRAHHRAIYFIGRHPRITVGGLLRILKITKQSLSRVLRELIDGGYVDQETGARDRRQRLLSLTASGAALEKELTQRQQTRFARAFGEAGAPAMDGFHRVLLGMIDPEERPDIERRLTQAR